One Paenarthrobacter aurescens TC1 DNA window includes the following coding sequences:
- a CDS encoding hypothetical protein (identified by Glimmer2; putative): MTHAITNIPQADLADLARAHSTFTAADELGGDAATDAPATTPFCAGVIIGATLTMGC; this comes from the coding sequence ATGACTCACGCCATCACTAACATCCCGCAGGCCGACCTCGCCGACTTGGCCCGGGCACACAGCACCTTCACGGCGGCTGACGAGCTCGGCGGCGACGCTGCCACCGACGCGCCGGCCACCACGCCGTTCTGTGCAGGGGTGATCATCGGCGCAACCCTGACCATGGGCTGCTAG